From a single Arachis hypogaea cultivar Tifrunner chromosome 3, arahy.Tifrunner.gnm2.J5K5, whole genome shotgun sequence genomic region:
- the LOC112734026 gene encoding polyphenol oxidase, chloroplastic, producing MATLSPLSFLATTKVSASSPSLLPSSSRKPSKASHRIAKVSCNASNPEGEPQNNRRDVLVGLGGLGAAAATFSYNPLALADAVATDVHACNKPSLPPGAKPIACCPPNYENKEPIEYVIPKYTSLRIRTPAHDYADLDKYTKAITIMKSLPDDHPHSWTQQSRIHCAYCHNSYTQVGHKGVEMQVHFSWIFLPFHRWYLYFYERILGKLINDPTFALPFWNWDAPEGMEMPAIFTDRRSPLYNALRNQNHLPPTLVDLNWNGRSTGVDGSGDVEANLATMYRQVYEVKRPLCFYGKPYRAGDKPLSGSGNGSGSIELVPHNTVHSWTGDKTQPNIEDMGALYSAARDPIFYCHHANIDRMWSVWKSFGREDITDPDYQNASYVFYDENLNLVTVKNSDAFDTKKLGYDYKQLDLPWLKYKPTPRRTKAQRHGRKVKKLDLPFTLKDKIVSTVVKRPQTNRSQLEKDEKEESLVFTLQFDRTKHLKFDVLINEEEDYKWANPKYREFAGSFVNVSHAGQDGGATETTFTVGITDLLEQLDADDDDTIIVTLVPQYGDQVIIKDIKISFEECRLR from the coding sequence ATGGCtactctctcccctctctctttcttGGCCACAACCAAGGTCTCTGCATCCTCGCCATCCTTGCTTCCATCCTCCTCCAGAAAACCCTCCAAAGCCAGCCACCGAATTGCAAAGGTGTCATGCAATGCTAGCAACCCTGAAGGAGAACCACAAAACAACAGGAGGGATGTTCTGGTTGGCCTGGGAGGACTGGGGGCGGCGGCCGCCACTTTCTCCTACAACCCTTTGGCCTTGGCGGATGCGGTGGCCACCGACGTACACGCTTGCAACAAGCCAAGCCTTCCCCCAGGCGCAAAGCCCATCGCGTGTTGCCCTCCAAACTACGAAAACAAAGAACCCATTGAGTATGTTATCCCAAAGTACACAAGCCTAAGGATTAGAACACCTGCTCATGATTATGCTGACTTAGACAAGTACACGAAAGCCATTACCATCATGAAATCTCTTCCAGACGATCACCCTCACAGTTGGACTCAACAGTCTAGGATCCACTGTGCTTATTGCCACAACTCTTATACCCAAGTGGGTCACAAAGGCGTTGAAATGCAGGTCCACTTTTCTTGGATCTTTTTGCCTTTCCATCGCTGGTACCTTTACTTCTATGAGAGAATCTTGGGGAAGTTGATCAATGATCCCACTTTTGCATTGCCCTTCTGGAACTGGGATGCCCCTGAAGGCATGGAGATGCCTGCAATATTCACAGACAGGAGATCCCCACTCTACAATGCTCTGAGGAACCAGAACCATCTACCACCAACGCTCGTAGACTTGAACTGGAATGGTAGGAGCACGGGTGTTGATGGGAGTGGTGACGTGGAAGCCAACCTGGCAACAATGTACAGACAAGTGTACGAAGTGAAGAGGCCATTATGCTTCTATGGGAAGCCTTACCGGGCAGGAGACAAGCCTTTAAGCGGTTCAGGAAATGGATCTGGATCCATAGAGTTGGTTCCTCACAACACGGTTCATAGTTGGACCGGTGATAAAACTCAGCCTAACATTGAGGACATGGGAGCTCTCTATTCTGCTGCCAGAGACCCCATCTTCTACTGTCACCACGCCAACATCGACAGAATGTGGAGCGTCTGGAAATCCTTCGGAAGAGAGGACATCACCGACCCTGACTACCAGAACGCCAGCTACGTCTTCTATGACGAGAACCTCAACCTTGTCACCGTCAAGAACAGtgacgccttcgacaccaagaaGCTAGGCTACGATTACAAACAGCTGGATCTTCCATGGCTGAAATACAAGCCCACGCCACGTAGGACTAAGGCGCAGAGGCACGGACGGAAAGTGAAGAAGCTGGATTTGCCGTTCACGTTGAAGGATAAGATAGTGAGCACCGTTGTGAAGAGGCCGCAGACAAATAGGAGCCAGCTGGAGAAGGACGAGAAGGAGGAGTCTCTGGTGTTCACGCTTCAGTTCGATAGGACGAAGCATTTGAAGTTCGATGTGTTGATCAATGAAGAAGAGGATTACAAGTGGGCCAACCCTAAGTACAGGGAGTTTGCTGGAAGCTTCGTGAATGTGTCTCATGCTGGTCAGGACGGCGGCGCCACCGAGACCACATTCACCGTTGGCATAACGGATCTGTTGGAGCAGTTGGATGCTGATGATGACGACACCATTATCGTCACTCTTGTTCCACAGTACGGAGATCAGGTTATTATTAAGGATATCAAGATTAGTTTTGAAGAATGTAGGTTACGTTGA